A window from Mya arenaria isolate MELC-2E11 chromosome 9, ASM2691426v1 encodes these proteins:
- the LOC128203623 gene encoding uncharacterized protein LOC128203623 has product MLGNPIMESIVNKSKMAWFQNIVLAFFTVVFSQLVNEIVSGQSVVEYSDDNKQCTYFEKNRYAKVEHGLSNCSWYIPETCCKRTEVTSVFSSNMMPLDHASLDCRNRMNYMMCFFCSPDQDQWYKDGKVHVCEDFCNSVYTECKPAHYDGHKIGDQYRNGTAFCEAQNFHVSRSNNCFKFDPSVFDSASLLKTPSVFKFWLIVLVFSVIKV; this is encoded by the exons ATGCTCGGAAATCCAATAATGGAATCAATAGTAAACAAGTCCAAAATGGCTTGGTTTCAAAACATTGTCCTGGCATTCTTTACAGTGGTGTTCTCCCAACTGGTTAATGAAATAGTAAGTGGGCAATCAGTTGTGGAATATTCGGATGACAATAAACAATGCACATATTTTG AGAAAAACCGCTATGCCAAAGTGGAACACGGCCTCTCCAACTGCTCCTGGTACATTCCCGAGACGTGCTGTAAGCGGACAGAAGTAACCTCAGTATTTTCCTCCAACATGATGCCGCTAGATCACGCCAGTCTAGACTGTAGAAATAGGATGAACTATATGATGTGCTTCTTCTGCAGCCCTGATCAGGATCAGTGGTACAAGGA tggCAAGGTGCATGTGTGTGAGGACTTCTGCAATTCTGTGTATACTGAATGCAAGCCTGCTCATTATGATGGCCATAAGATag GTGACCAATACAGGAATGGAACAGCATTTTGTGAGGCCCAAAACTTTCATGTATCAAGGAGCAACAACTGTTTTAAGTTTGACCCGAGTGTATTTGATTCTGCGTCTTTGCTGAAGACTCCATCAGTTTTTAAATTCTGGTTAATTGTACTGGTGTTTTCTGTGATTAAAGTATAG
- the LOC128203206 gene encoding phenylalanine--tRNA ligase beta subunit-like: protein MPTVAVNTSELFQVLGKTYTFEEFDDLCFDFGLEAEVAEEEEGQGEPTEEQFKIDIPANRYDLLCIEGIGRGLLVFLEKMKAPRYKAIPPASGARQQLKILPATAQVRPFAVAAVLRNIKFTEDRYKSFIDLQDKLHQNICRRRTLVAIGTHDLDTIQGPFVYDAKQPKDIKFKPLGQTKEYTAPELMELYAGDSHLKPYLPIIQDKPVYPVIYDSKGVVLSMPPIINGEHTKITLNTKNVFIECTATDLTKAKIVLDTVVTMFSQYCAEPFVVEQAEVIQPDGTSVIHPELPYRFDTVDVEDINKKIGINITGEEMARLLSKMCMESEAINGGKNVKVEIPPTRRDVLHNCDIWEDVAIAYGFNNLKWTIPNTNTIANQFPINKLTDLMRGEICAAGFTEVLTFALCSRDDIADKLRKDIKQTQAVHISNPKTLSFQVARTSLLPGVLRTLFHNKSLPLPLKLFEISDVVFKDSSKDVGARNERHLVAVNYNKSGGFEIIHGLLDRIMQLLQVAPATDGTGYCIQAAEDSTYFPGRCADILVKGSSIGKLGVLHPDVVTAFDLNLPCAALEINLEALQ from the exons ATGCCGACTGTTGCAGTAAACACGTCCGAACTATTTCAAGTTTTGGGAAAAACTTACA CATTTGAGGAGTTTGACGACCTGTGTTTTGATTTCGGCTTGGAGGCTGAAGTTGCa GAGGAAGAGGAAGGTCAAGGTGAACCAACTGAAGAACAGTTCAAGATTGATATTCCTGCAAACAG ATATGACCTGCTTTGTATTGAAGGGATTGGGAGAGGATTGCTTGTGTTCTTGGAAAA GATGAAAGCACCCAGGTACAAAGCTATTCCCCCAGCCTCAGGAGCTCGTCAGCAGCTTAAAATACTGCCAGCT ACTGCCCAGGTCCGACCATTTGCTGTTGCAGCTGTGTTGAGGAACATAAAATTCACTGAGGATCGGTACAAAAGTTTCATTGATCTGCAAGACAAGCTACATCAAAATATATGCAG GCGCAGAACTCTAGTCGCCATCGGGACCCATGACCTTGACACGATACAGGGGCCATTTGTCTATGATGCTAAACAACCGAAAGACATCAAGTTCAAACCCCTTGgtcagacgaaggaatacactGCTCCCGAACTTATGGAACTATATGCA GGGGACAGTCACCTGAAGCCATACCTTCCCATCATCCAAGACAAACCAGTCTACCCAGTCATCTACGACTCAAAAGGCGTTGTGCTGTCCATGCCTCCTATTATAAATG GAGAGCACACGAAGATCACTCTGAATACCAAGAACGTGTTCATCGAATGTACAGCCACAGACCTGACCAAGGCAAAAATCGTGCTGGATACCGTTGTCACAATGTTCAGCCAGTATTGTGCTGAACCTTTTGT GGTAGAACAAGCAGAAGTTATTCAGCCAGATGGTACCTCTGTCATTCACCCT GAGCTGCCTTATAGATTTGATACTGTAGATGTAGAAGATATAAATAAGAAGATCGGAATAAA tataacgGGTGAAGAGATGGCCAGACTGTTGAGCAAGATGTGCATGGAGTCAGAGGCAATAAATGGCGGGAAAAACGTCAAGGTGGAAATTCCCCCAACACGGAGAGAT GTCCTTCACAACTGTGATATCTGGGAGGATGTGGCCATAGCATACGGATTCAACAACCTCAAATGGACAATACCTAACACCAACACTATTGCTAATCAG TTCCCAATAAACAAGCTGACCGACCTGATGCGGGGGGAAATCTGTGCAGCAGGCTTCACCGAGGTTCTCACTTTCGCATTG TGTTCAAGAGATGACATCGCAGACAAGTTGAGGAAGGACATCAAGCAGACACAGGCTGTCCACATCTCAAACCCTAAAACCCTCTCCTTCCAG GTTGCCAGAACCAGCCTATTGCCGGGTGTATTGAGAACCCTCTTCCACAACAAGAGCCTGCCCTTGCCCCTCAAACTGTTCGAAATCTCAGATGTTGTCTTCAAAGATAGCTCTAAGG ATGTGGGAGCCCGCAATGAGCGACACCTAGTGGCTGTGAACTACAACAAGTCCGGCGGATTTGAGATCATCCACGGGTTACTGGATCGAATCATGCAGCTCCTGCAAGTAGCACCCGCCACTGACGGCACAGGGTACTGCATTCAGGCCGCTGAAG acTCGACATACTTCCCTGGGCGTTGTGCAGACATCTTAGTAAAGGGGTCGAGTATCGGCAAACTGGGCGTCCTTCATCCTGACGTTGTAACAGCTTTTGACCTCAACCTGCCTTGTGCTGCGCTGGAAATAAACTTAGAGGCACTCCAATGA